One Nomascus leucogenys isolate Asia chromosome 22a, Asia_NLE_v1, whole genome shotgun sequence DNA segment encodes these proteins:
- the LOC105738465 gene encoding uncharacterized protein LOC105738465, with product MGNVCGCVRAEKEEQYVDPAKTPLNPEKYSPGRKYFRRKPIKKTAGDKESVEANNENEGKKKSSSQPSKEQPAPLSRELVQQESVTLNSALGDGIQQKKTEVVADSVKQKLLPSAVSSCSDHVNPSPAKDSETEVKVSELDEGISEKDSTPYCAKRKKHLDDVNTSEITFQEKTDVFSFRKAASLSSVLLGIERSLEKSGFAEDPPKSYSSTQEKQNTERFCPHAAQHFQFKKKRCHSLYTSVSSVSKDTAGNEVSEMWSLSSSK from the coding sequence ATGGGGAATGTCTGTGGATGTGTAAGagctgagaaagaagaacaatatGTAGATCCTGCCAAAACTCCTTTGAACCCTGAAAAATACTctcctggaagaaaatatttcagaagaaaaccGATCAAGAAAACTGCAGGTGACAAGGAGTCAGTCGAGgcaaacaatgaaaatgaaggcAAGAAGAAGAGCAGCAGTCAGCCTTCAAAAGAACAGCCAGCTCCTTTATCCAGGGAACTGGTACAGCAGGAATCTGTTACCCTAAACTCTGCACTGGGAGATGGTATTCagcaaaagaagacagaagtTGTAGCTGACAGTGTTAAACAGAAACTTCTGCCGAGTGCTGTAAGCAGTTGTTCTGACCATGTGAACCCTTCTCCTGCTAAAGACAGTGAAACAGAAGTAAAAGTTAGTGAACTGGATGAAGGGATTTCAGAAAAAGACAGCACTCCATATTGCGCAAAGAGGAAGAAACATTTAGATGATGTCAACACAAGCGAAATAACATTCCAGGAAAAAactgatgttttttcttttcgaAAGGCAGCCAGCTTAAGCTCTGTTCTCTTGGGTATAGAAAGATCACTCGAAAAAAGTGGGTTTGCTGAAGACCCACCAAAAAGTTATAGCAGTACTCAAGAAAAGCAAAACACTGAGAGATTTTGCCCTCATGCAGCACAgcattttcagtttaaaaaaaagagatgccaTTCCCTTTATACTAGTGTGTCCTCTGTTTCTAAGGACACAGCTGGAAATGAGGTAAGTGAAATGTGGAGTCTGAGTTCAAGTAAATAA